One Cellulomonas sp. Y8 DNA segment encodes these proteins:
- a CDS encoding MTH1187 family thiamine-binding protein: MLVAFSVSPLGAGESVTEAVADAVRVVRESGLPHRTDAMFTTIEGEWDECMDVVRRASEAVGRHAGRVSLVLKADIRPGRTGELTGKVERLEEHLSA, encoded by the coding sequence ATGCTCGTGGCGTTCTCCGTGTCCCCGCTCGGTGCGGGTGAGTCCGTGACCGAGGCCGTCGCCGACGCGGTGCGCGTGGTCCGGGAGTCCGGCCTGCCGCACCGCACGGACGCCATGTTCACGACGATCGAGGGCGAGTGGGACGAGTGCATGGACGTGGTGAGGCGGGCGTCCGAGGCGGTCGGCCGGCACGCGGGCCGCGTGAGCCTCGTCCTCAAGGCGGACATCCGGCCGGGGCGCACGGGTGAGCTGACGGGCAAGGTCGAGCGGTTGGAGGAGCACCTGTCCGCGTGA
- a CDS encoding alpha/beta hydrolase, whose translation MAGRWREDVLGEDYRVRTIDLAPDDEGEVVASLVRYAPPTPEPLRPSRAVLYLHGWSDYFFQTGLAEFWHAQGAAFYALDLRKYGRSLRPHQTPGYVDDLRTYDEEIEAALDQVHRDLGRFARVMIMGHSTGGLVGALWANRHPGRLHGLVLNSPWLELQGAAVVRHASAPAIARLARLQPKAPLPNIDPGFYGRTLRAADGGEWTYEDAWRPVPAFPVRAGWLAAIIAGHAEVARGLHIRVPVLMLASDRTVISPRWSEDMRAADVVLDVELLARRAVQLGPVVSVVRIAGGLHDLTLSPAPVRARLYAEIGRWTAAYGWS comes from the coding sequence ATGGCCGGCCGCTGGCGCGAGGACGTCCTGGGCGAGGACTACCGCGTGCGGACGATCGACCTGGCGCCCGACGACGAGGGCGAGGTCGTCGCGAGCCTCGTCCGGTACGCCCCGCCGACGCCGGAGCCGCTGCGGCCGTCCCGCGCGGTGCTGTACCTGCACGGCTGGTCCGACTACTTCTTCCAGACCGGCCTGGCCGAGTTCTGGCACGCGCAGGGCGCCGCGTTCTACGCCCTCGACCTGCGCAAGTACGGCCGCAGCCTGCGCCCGCACCAGACGCCCGGCTACGTCGACGACCTGCGCACCTACGACGAGGAGATCGAGGCCGCGCTCGACCAGGTGCACCGCGACCTCGGCCGGTTCGCGCGCGTGATGATCATGGGCCACTCCACGGGCGGCCTGGTCGGCGCGCTGTGGGCGAACCGGCACCCCGGCCGCCTCCACGGTCTGGTGCTCAACTCGCCCTGGCTGGAGCTGCAGGGCGCCGCGGTCGTCCGGCACGCGAGCGCACCGGCGATCGCCCGGCTGGCCCGGCTGCAGCCCAAGGCGCCGCTGCCGAACATCGACCCGGGCTTCTACGGCCGCACGCTGCGCGCCGCGGACGGCGGGGAGTGGACCTACGAGGACGCCTGGCGGCCCGTGCCCGCGTTCCCCGTCCGCGCCGGCTGGCTCGCCGCCATCATCGCCGGGCACGCGGAGGTGGCCCGGGGGCTGCACATCCGGGTGCCGGTGCTCATGCTCGCGTCCGACCGCACCGTGATCAGCCCGCGGTGGAGCGAGGACATGCGCGCCGCCGACGTGGTGCTCGACGTCGAGCTGCTGGCCCGCCGCGCGGTGCAGCTCGGGCCGGTGGTGTCGGTGGTGCGGATCGCGGGCGGGCTGCACGACCTCACGCTGTCGCCCGCCCCGGTCCGGGCACGGCTGTACGCGGAGATCGGCCGGTGGACGGCGGCGTACGGCTGGTCGTGA
- a CDS encoding zinc-binding dehydrogenase has product MLAAMVTRFSPDDPLAGLTVGEHPEPDAREHWTTVDVRAAALNQHDLWSLRGVGLKAEQLPMVLGTDGAGVTPDGREVVLHAVVGGASGHGVGPAEPRSLLSERYPGTIAERVAVPTWNLVAKPAELSFVEAACVPTAWLTAYRMLFTTGRAQPGQRVLVQGAGGGVATAAIRLAAAAGLEVWVTSRDERRRARALELGAAGAVASGERLPVRVDLVIETVGAATWSHSVRSVRPGGTIVVAGATTGDPAAMEIQRVFFLEIAVLGATMGSRQDLEQLLAFLARTGVRPVVDSTVPLARVGDGLARLARGEQFGKVVAEV; this is encoded by the coding sequence ATGCTCGCCGCGATGGTCACCCGGTTCTCGCCCGACGACCCCCTGGCGGGGCTGACCGTCGGGGAGCACCCCGAGCCCGACGCCCGCGAGCACTGGACCACCGTCGACGTCCGCGCGGCGGCCCTCAACCAGCACGACCTCTGGTCGCTGCGCGGGGTGGGCCTCAAGGCCGAGCAGCTGCCGATGGTGCTCGGCACCGACGGCGCCGGCGTGACCCCCGACGGCCGCGAGGTCGTGCTGCACGCCGTGGTCGGCGGCGCGTCCGGGCACGGCGTCGGCCCCGCGGAGCCGCGGTCGCTGCTGTCCGAGCGGTACCCCGGCACGATCGCGGAGCGCGTCGCGGTCCCCACGTGGAACCTCGTCGCGAAGCCGGCTGAGCTGTCGTTCGTCGAGGCGGCCTGCGTCCCGACCGCCTGGCTCACCGCCTACCGGATGCTGTTCACGACCGGCCGCGCGCAGCCGGGCCAGCGGGTGCTGGTGCAGGGCGCGGGCGGCGGCGTCGCGACGGCCGCGATCCGGCTCGCCGCGGCCGCCGGTCTGGAGGTGTGGGTGACCAGCCGGGACGAGCGGCGCCGGGCGCGGGCGCTGGAGCTCGGGGCGGCGGGCGCCGTCGCGTCCGGCGAGCGGCTGCCCGTCCGCGTCGACCTGGTGATCGAGACCGTCGGCGCCGCCACGTGGTCGCACTCGGTGCGCTCGGTGCGGCCGGGCGGCACGATCGTCGTCGCCGGCGCCACCACCGGCGACCCCGCCGCCATGGAGATCCAGCGGGTGTTCTTCCTGGAGATCGCGGTGCTGGGCGCCACGATGGGCTCGAGGCAGGACCTGGAGCAGCTGCTCGCGTTCCTGGCGCGCACCGGCGTGCGCCCGGTCGTCGACTCGACCGTCCCGCTGGCCCGGGTCGGCGACGGCCTGGCACGCTTGGCGCGCGGCGAGCAGTTCGGCAAGGTCGTCGCCGAGGTCTGA
- a CDS encoding maleylpyruvate isomerase N-terminal domain-containing protein, producing the protein MQTGIGDLTERTEVLRRQWDALRDWVGDVLDADTARAASVLDGWSVAELVAHLGRAMDALAVCEPAPAGTVPLSLAEYLGSYAGRAADIDRVTKELAAEIAGDPLRHVDALVARALRRADELGPQDRVVQARRGPVLLSTMLASRITELVVHADDLQRSLARARGAAPGSRAELGTGVGPLRGVPGGLGPEGGLGDGVTSAGPVDGDALDLVATELLRIVQARGGWDLDVVQPLTWVRLAAGRVPYDVDVLAAALAPRFTSDSVPDLGRMLPLL; encoded by the coding sequence ATGCAGACCGGGATCGGGGACCTCACGGAGCGCACCGAGGTGCTGCGCCGGCAGTGGGACGCGCTGCGCGACTGGGTCGGCGACGTGCTGGACGCCGACACCGCGCGAGCCGCGAGCGTGCTGGACGGCTGGAGCGTCGCCGAGCTGGTGGCGCACCTCGGCCGGGCGATGGACGCGCTCGCCGTGTGCGAGCCCGCGCCGGCCGGCACCGTGCCGCTCAGCCTCGCCGAGTACCTGGGCTCGTACGCGGGCCGGGCGGCGGACATCGACCGGGTCACCAAGGAGCTCGCGGCCGAGATCGCCGGCGACCCGCTGCGGCACGTCGACGCCCTGGTCGCGCGGGCGCTGCGCCGGGCCGACGAGCTCGGACCCCAGGACCGCGTGGTGCAGGCCCGCCGGGGCCCGGTGCTGCTGTCCACGATGCTGGCGTCCCGCATCACCGAGCTCGTGGTGCACGCCGACGACCTCCAGCGCTCCCTGGCGCGCGCCCGCGGCGCCGCACCGGGGTCGCGCGCGGAGCTCGGCACCGGGGTCGGCCCGTTGCGGGGCGTCCCGGGCGGGCTCGGGCCGGAGGGCGGGCTCGGCGACGGCGTCACCTCGGCGGGGCCGGTCGACGGCGACGCGCTGGACCTCGTGGCGACCGAGCTGCTGCGGATCGTGCAGGCCCGCGGCGGCTGGGACCTCGACGTGGTGCAGCCGCTGACCTGGGTGCGCCTCGCCGCGGGCCGGGTGCCGTACGACGTCGACGTCCTGGCGGCCGCCCTGGCGCCGCGGTTCACGTCGGACTCGGTCCCGGACCTGGGCCGCATGCTCCCGCTCCTCTGA
- a CDS encoding homoserine O-acetyltransferase → MPDRSTRTTSAAGPGGPTGDHSGRPAPSVPPRASSAWREGDPVGRRRFVDVGALDLEAGGRLPGVRMAYETWGTPAPDGSNAVLVLHALTGDSHVTGDAGPGHPTPGWWSTLVGPGAPIDTDRWFVVAPNVLGGCQGSTGPASTAPDSRPWGSRFPQLTVRDQVAAELRLADALGIGSWALVVGASMGGQRALEWAVTAPDRVRRLAAIATSAQTSGDQIASFHTQLTALTADPRFRGGDYYDAPDGEGPHVGLGLARQIAHQTYRSAAELDARFGRIPQGGEEPLDGGRFAVQSYLDHHGDKLARRFDANTYAVLTRSMITHDLGRDRGGVEAALGTVTADTLVVAVDSDRLFLPEQSARIAAGVPGARPLRTLRTPYGHDGFLIEHEQLGPLVREHLES, encoded by the coding sequence GTGCCCGACCGCAGCACCCGCACCACCTCCGCCGCCGGTCCGGGCGGCCCCACGGGCGACCACAGCGGGCGGCCCGCGCCGAGCGTCCCGCCCCGCGCGTCGTCCGCCTGGCGCGAGGGCGACCCGGTGGGCCGGCGCCGGTTCGTCGACGTGGGCGCCCTCGACCTGGAGGCCGGCGGCCGGCTGCCCGGCGTGCGGATGGCCTACGAGACCTGGGGCACGCCCGCGCCCGACGGCTCGAACGCCGTGCTCGTGCTGCACGCGCTCACCGGCGACTCGCACGTCACCGGTGACGCCGGACCCGGCCACCCGACGCCCGGCTGGTGGTCGACGCTCGTCGGTCCCGGGGCGCCGATCGACACCGACCGGTGGTTCGTCGTGGCGCCGAACGTGCTCGGCGGCTGCCAGGGCAGCACCGGCCCGGCGAGCACCGCGCCCGACAGCCGGCCGTGGGGCAGCCGGTTCCCGCAGCTGACCGTCCGCGACCAGGTCGCGGCCGAGCTGCGGCTCGCCGACGCGCTGGGCATCGGGTCCTGGGCGCTCGTCGTGGGCGCGTCGATGGGCGGGCAGCGCGCGCTGGAGTGGGCGGTCACCGCGCCGGACCGGGTCCGCCGGCTCGCCGCGATCGCCACCTCCGCGCAGACCTCGGGCGACCAGATCGCCTCGTTCCACACCCAGCTCACCGCGCTGACGGCCGACCCGCGGTTCCGCGGCGGCGACTACTACGACGCGCCCGACGGCGAGGGCCCGCACGTCGGGCTCGGCCTGGCGCGGCAGATCGCGCACCAGACCTACCGCAGCGCCGCCGAGCTCGACGCGCGGTTCGGCCGGATCCCGCAGGGCGGGGAGGAGCCGCTGGACGGCGGCCGGTTCGCGGTGCAGTCCTACCTCGACCACCACGGGGACAAGCTCGCGCGCCGGTTCGACGCCAACACCTACGCCGTGCTGACCCGGTCGATGATCACGCACGACCTGGGCCGGGACCGCGGTGGCGTCGAGGCCGCACTCGGGACGGTCACCGCGGACACGCTGGTGGTCGCCGTCGACTCGGACCGGCTGTTCCTGCCTGAGCAGTCCGCTCGGATCGCCGCGGGGGTGCCGGGGGCGCGGCCGCTGCGCACGCTGCGGACGCCGTACGGGCACGACGGGTTCCTCATCGAGCACGAGCAGCTCGGGCCGCTGGTCCGGGAGCACCTGGAGAGCTGA
- a CDS encoding bifunctional o-acetylhomoserine/o-acetylserine sulfhydrylase yields the protein MTQSQWSFETRQIHAGQTPDSATGARALPIYQTTSYVFPDAGVAADRFALKDLGPIYTRIGNPTVQAVEDRVASLEGGVGALLLASGQAAETYAILNIAEAGSHVVASPSLYGGTYNLLHHTLPRFGIETTFVTDPHDPQAWRDAVRPNTKAFFAETVPNPKQDVLDIETVAGVAHEAGVPLIVDNTVPTPYLIRPLEWGADVVVHSATKYLGGHGAAIGGVIVDGGTFDYGADPDRYPSFNTPDPSYDGLVFARDLGKDGAFGVNLSYVLRARVQLLRDLGAAISPFNAFLIAQGLETLSLRVERHVANAQKVAEWLEARDDVLSVTYAGLPSHPQYELGRKYGPNGTGAVLAFEVEGGAAAGQAFVSALELHSNVANIGDVRSLVIHPASTTHSQLTPEEQALSGVTPGLVRLSVGLEGIEDILADLDAGFRAAKGA from the coding sequence ATGACCCAGTCGCAGTGGTCCTTCGAGACCCGCCAGATCCACGCCGGCCAGACGCCCGACAGCGCCACCGGCGCCCGCGCGCTGCCGATCTACCAGACGACGTCCTACGTGTTCCCCGACGCCGGCGTCGCCGCCGACCGGTTCGCGCTCAAGGACCTCGGCCCGATCTACACCCGGATCGGCAACCCCACCGTCCAGGCCGTCGAGGACCGGGTCGCCTCCCTGGAGGGCGGAGTGGGCGCGCTGCTGCTCGCGTCCGGCCAGGCCGCCGAGACGTACGCGATCCTCAACATCGCCGAGGCCGGCAGCCACGTCGTCGCCAGCCCCAGCCTGTACGGCGGCACGTACAACCTGCTGCACCACACGCTCCCCCGGTTCGGCATCGAGACGACGTTCGTCACCGACCCGCACGACCCGCAGGCGTGGCGCGACGCGGTCCGCCCGAACACCAAGGCCTTCTTCGCGGAGACGGTGCCGAACCCGAAGCAGGACGTCCTCGACATCGAGACCGTCGCCGGCGTCGCGCACGAGGCGGGCGTCCCGCTGATCGTCGACAACACGGTCCCGACGCCGTACCTGATCCGGCCGCTGGAGTGGGGCGCGGACGTCGTCGTGCACTCCGCCACCAAGTACCTCGGCGGGCACGGCGCGGCGATCGGCGGCGTGATCGTCGACGGCGGCACGTTCGACTACGGCGCCGACCCCGACAGGTACCCCTCGTTCAACACGCCCGACCCGTCCTACGACGGCCTGGTGTTCGCGCGGGACCTCGGCAAGGACGGGGCCTTCGGGGTCAACCTGTCCTACGTGCTGCGCGCGCGGGTGCAGCTGCTCCGCGACCTCGGCGCCGCGATCAGCCCGTTCAACGCGTTCCTCATCGCCCAGGGCCTCGAGACCCTGTCGCTGCGCGTCGAGCGGCACGTCGCCAACGCCCAGAAGGTCGCCGAGTGGCTGGAGGCCCGGGACGACGTGCTGTCGGTGACCTACGCCGGCCTGCCCTCGCACCCGCAGTACGAGCTCGGCCGCAAGTACGGCCCGAACGGCACCGGCGCGGTCCTCGCGTTCGAGGTCGAGGGCGGGGCCGCCGCCGGCCAGGCGTTCGTCTCGGCCCTGGAGCTGCACTCCAACGTCGCGAACATCGGCGACGTGCGCTCGCTGGTCATCCACCCGGCGTCGACCACGCACAGCCAGCTGACCCCCGAGGAGCAGGCGCTGTCCGGCGTCACGCCCGGGCTGGTCCGGCTCTCCGTCGGCCTGGAGGGGATCGAGGACATCCTCGCCGACCTCGACGCCGGCTTCCGCGCCGCCAAGGGGGCCTGA